Proteins encoded in a region of the Streptomyces sp. NBC_00513 genome:
- a CDS encoding isoamylase early set domain-containing protein yields MLERKRRKDRTEVTFVLPAETPPGPVSVVGDFNAWTPGTHELRPRPDGTRAVTVALPAKADHSFRYLAAGDYWFNDDTVDGRGDGNSHLTT; encoded by the coding sequence GTGCTCGAACGCAAGCGCCGCAAGGACCGCACCGAGGTCACCTTCGTCCTGCCCGCCGAGACCCCGCCCGGCCCGGTCAGCGTCGTGGGCGACTTCAACGCCTGGACTCCCGGCACCCACGAGCTGCGGCCGCGCCCCGACGGTACCCGCGCCGTCACCGTCGCCCTGCCCGCGAAGGCCGACCACTCCTTCCGCTACCTGGCGGCAGGCGACTACTGGTTCAACGACGACACCGTCGACGGCCGGGGCGACGGGAACAGCCACCTCACCACCTGA
- a CDS encoding PRC-barrel domain-containing protein, producing the protein MTENVWGYRETSGRLAGADLTGYKVEATDGSIGKVDKHSDEVGSAYIVVDTGPWIFGKEVLLPAGTVVRIDADDERIHVDRTKEQIKNAPEFDKDKHLGNADYHRQVGGYYDGPHRV; encoded by the coding sequence ATGACTGAGAATGTGTGGGGTTACCGCGAGACGTCCGGTCGTCTGGCCGGTGCGGATCTGACGGGCTACAAGGTCGAGGCGACGGACGGCTCCATCGGCAAGGTCGACAAGCATTCCGACGAGGTCGGGTCGGCGTACATCGTGGTGGACACCGGTCCGTGGATCTTCGGCAAGGAAGTGCTGCTGCCGGCCGGGACGGTCGTTCGGATCGACGCGGACGACGAGAGGATCCATGTCGACCGTACGAAGGAGCAGATCAAGAACGCTCCGGAGTTCGACAAGGACAAGCACCTCGGCAACGCGGACTACCACCGTCAGGTGGGCGGCTACTACGACGGGCCGCACCGCGTCTGA
- the glgX gene encoding glycogen debranching protein GlgX, with translation MDISAGRPYPLGATHDGSGTNFALFSDCAETVELCLIDDDGGEQRITLPEVDGGVWHVRVAGVGPGQRYGYRVHGPWSPDEGLRCNPAKLLLDPYAKAVDGQIDGDPSLSGHQAEDPSLPDDRDSLGHVPLGVVTGGEFDWEGDQPPGHAFHDSVIYEAHVKGLTRRNPDVPEELRGTYAAVAHPAVIRHLRELGVTALELMPVHQFTQDGFLTDQGLSNYWGYNTIGYFAPHHAYASGGSLGGQVTEFKAMVKALHRAGIEVILDVVYNHTAEGNDQGPTLSFRGIDNPSYYRLVDDSPAHYFDTTGTGNSLLMRHPAVLQLIMDSLRYWVTEMHVDGFRFDLAATLARQFHDVDKLSAFFDIVHQDPVISRVKLIAEPWDIGEGGYQVGNFPALWSEWNGRYRDAVRSFWRGDESALPEFGARIAGSADLYQSDQRRPRAGINFIAAHDGFTLRDLVSYNDRHNEANGEDGRDGEADNRSWNCGVEGPVDDTDVLRLRARQQRNMLATLCLSLGVPMISHGDELGRTQHGNNNVYCQDNELSWIDWGLDDANADLLAFTRRALALRREQPVLRRRRFPQGAPTNATAPAADIVWLRPDGDRMTQEDWDRPDNLGITVYLCGDLLAADHAEHATRPDSLLLPDSLLLMYNGAPEDTTFRLPPAAYGEAWTVALDTALDGDDTQDETEVKATARTVLTGRSMRVLRRPARRP, from the coding sequence ATGGATATCTCCGCTGGACGTCCGTACCCCCTCGGCGCGACCCACGACGGCTCGGGGACGAACTTCGCCCTGTTCTCCGACTGCGCCGAAACGGTGGAACTGTGCCTGATCGACGACGACGGCGGCGAGCAGAGGATCACCCTGCCGGAGGTGGACGGCGGCGTGTGGCACGTCCGGGTCGCCGGAGTCGGCCCCGGGCAGCGGTACGGCTACCGCGTCCACGGCCCCTGGAGTCCGGACGAGGGACTGCGCTGCAACCCGGCGAAGCTGCTGCTCGACCCCTATGCCAAGGCCGTCGACGGCCAGATCGACGGGGACCCCTCCCTGAGCGGGCACCAAGCCGAGGACCCGAGCCTCCCGGACGACCGTGACAGCCTGGGCCACGTACCACTCGGCGTCGTGACCGGCGGAGAGTTCGACTGGGAGGGGGACCAGCCCCCCGGCCACGCGTTCCACGACTCGGTCATCTACGAGGCCCACGTCAAGGGGCTGACCCGGCGCAACCCCGACGTACCCGAGGAACTGCGCGGCACCTACGCCGCGGTGGCGCACCCGGCCGTCATCCGGCACCTGAGGGAACTCGGCGTCACGGCACTCGAACTGATGCCGGTGCACCAGTTCACCCAGGACGGCTTCCTCACCGACCAGGGACTCTCGAACTACTGGGGCTACAACACCATCGGTTACTTCGCCCCACACCACGCCTACGCCTCCGGTGGGAGCCTCGGCGGGCAGGTCACCGAGTTCAAGGCCATGGTCAAGGCATTGCACCGGGCGGGCATCGAAGTGATCCTCGACGTGGTCTACAACCACACCGCCGAGGGCAACGACCAGGGGCCCACCCTCTCCTTCCGGGGCATCGACAACCCCTCCTACTACCGTCTGGTCGACGACAGCCCCGCCCACTACTTCGACACCACCGGCACCGGCAACAGCCTCCTGATGAGGCACCCGGCCGTCCTCCAGCTGATCATGGACTCGCTGAGGTACTGGGTCACCGAGATGCACGTGGACGGATTCCGGTTCGACCTCGCCGCCACCCTGGCGCGCCAGTTCCACGACGTCGACAAGCTCTCCGCGTTCTTCGACATAGTCCATCAGGATCCGGTCATCAGCCGCGTCAAACTGATCGCCGAGCCCTGGGACATCGGGGAAGGCGGCTACCAGGTCGGAAACTTCCCCGCCCTGTGGAGCGAATGGAACGGCCGCTACCGGGACGCCGTCCGCTCCTTCTGGCGAGGGGACGAATCCGCCCTGCCGGAGTTCGGCGCCCGCATCGCCGGCTCCGCCGACCTCTACCAGTCCGATCAACGACGCCCCCGCGCGGGCATCAACTTCATCGCCGCGCACGACGGCTTCACCCTGCGGGACCTGGTGTCGTACAACGACCGCCACAACGAGGCCAACGGGGAGGACGGCCGCGACGGCGAGGCCGACAACCGCTCCTGGAACTGCGGCGTGGAGGGCCCCGTCGACGACACGGACGTCCTGCGCCTCCGGGCGCGTCAACAGCGCAACATGCTGGCCACCCTGTGCCTCTCCCTGGGCGTGCCCATGATCTCCCACGGCGACGAGCTGGGCCGTACGCAGCACGGCAACAACAACGTCTACTGCCAGGACAACGAACTGTCCTGGATCGACTGGGGGCTCGACGACGCCAACGCCGACCTGCTCGCCTTCACCCGGCGGGCCCTCGCCCTGCGTCGTGAGCAGCCCGTCCTGCGCAGGCGCCGCTTTCCGCAGGGAGCACCCACGAACGCGACCGCGCCGGCGGCCGACATCGTGTGGCTCCGGCCCGACGGCGACCGCATGACCCAGGAGGACTGGGACCGGCCCGACAACCTCGGCATCACCGTGTACCTCTGCGGGGACCTCCTCGCGGCGGACCACGCCGAGCACGCCACCCGCCCGGACTCGCTGCTGCTGCCGGACTCGCTGCTGCTGATGTACAACGGCGCCCCCGAGGACACCACCTTCCGTCTTCCGCCCGCCGCCTACGGCGAGGCCTGGACGGTCGCCCTCGACACCGCCCTGGACGGCGACGACACGCAGGACGAGACCGAGGTCAAGGCGACGGCCAGGACGGTCCTCACCGGCCGCAGCATGAGGGTCCTGCGGAGGCCGGCCAGAAGGCCGTGA
- a CDS encoding phosphoketolase family protein, which yields MTRETTMPQPADQGLGAYRRAADYVAAALIHLQDNVLLREPLRPEHLKPRLLGHWGTCPGITLVHGALNRLIKQRDADVLLVTGPGHGAPAVHANLWLEATHAAHDPALSRDAEGLRELSRRYCAPDGFPSHLSPAVPGTLHEGGELGYALATAFGAALDAPGRLVACIVGDGEAETGPTAGAWHSSKYLDPATSGAVLPFLHLNGYKISSPTLFATMSDSELTDLFRGYGWDPRIVDVTSDPDGGALVVAVADAHTTITEIQGRARSGASPEPRPRWPMIVLRSLKGQGAPAEVEGVRIEGTFHAHQVPLPDAHDDPEQLRALEAWLRSYRPEELFDARGRPVPEVTASCPDGDRRIGMQAAADGGRLRRPLDLPALAPYAVALKSGPGRTPASANKVLADWLTEIFRRTSERRDFRVVSPDELASNKLDAVLEATGRAYAWPVDEYAEHLARDGRVMETLSEHNCQGWLQGYLLTGGHGLFPTYEAFASIVDSMLNQYAKWLKTSHEVPWRSPVSSLTYLLTSEGWRQEHNGYSHQGFGFINNLITQKSEVTGVYLPPDANTLLVTMERLLDETGKVNVVVSGKHEAAQWLALDEARAHCAAGASTWDWASHGGGDEPELVLACAGGIPTVETLAALTLLRDDLPDASIRVVNIVDLCALAPADRHPNGMTDDRFHALFGADTPVVLDFHGYPSAVHQLLHGRPHPDRFHVRGYMEEGTTTTPYDLLVANGTSRHDLAITALHHLERRHPQAPALAARHAAARDRLRAELRRTGVDPAEITDWKWSGPEDRCTN from the coding sequence ATGACACGCGAGACGACGATGCCACAGCCCGCCGACCAGGGCCTGGGGGCCTACCGGCGGGCTGCCGACTACGTGGCCGCGGCCCTGATCCACCTCCAGGACAACGTCCTGCTCCGAGAGCCGCTGCGCCCCGAGCACCTGAAGCCCCGGCTCCTCGGCCACTGGGGCACCTGCCCCGGCATCACCCTCGTCCACGGCGCACTGAACCGGCTGATCAAGCAGCGGGACGCCGACGTCCTGCTCGTGACGGGCCCCGGACACGGCGCACCCGCCGTCCACGCGAACCTGTGGCTGGAGGCGACGCACGCCGCCCACGACCCGGCGCTGAGCCGTGACGCCGAGGGACTGCGCGAACTCAGCCGCCGCTACTGCGCGCCCGACGGCTTCCCCAGCCACCTCTCCCCGGCCGTACCGGGCACCCTCCACGAGGGCGGGGAGCTGGGATACGCCCTGGCGACCGCCTTCGGCGCGGCCCTGGACGCCCCCGGCCGACTGGTCGCCTGCATCGTCGGCGACGGCGAGGCCGAGACCGGCCCGACCGCGGGCGCGTGGCACTCGTCCAAGTACCTCGACCCGGCCACCAGCGGCGCCGTGCTGCCGTTCCTTCACCTCAACGGGTACAAGATCTCCTCTCCCACCCTCTTCGCCACGATGTCCGACAGCGAACTGACCGACCTCTTCCGCGGATACGGCTGGGACCCCCGGATCGTCGACGTCACCTCCGATCCCGACGGCGGGGCCCTGGTGGTGGCGGTCGCCGACGCCCACACCACCATCACCGAGATCCAGGGCAGGGCCCGCTCCGGGGCGTCGCCCGAGCCCCGTCCCCGATGGCCGATGATCGTCCTGCGCAGCCTCAAGGGGCAGGGCGCTCCGGCCGAGGTGGAGGGCGTCCGCATCGAGGGGACGTTCCACGCCCACCAGGTGCCCCTCCCCGACGCGCACGACGATCCGGAACAACTGCGCGCCCTCGAAGCGTGGCTGCGCTCCTACCGGCCCGAGGAGCTCTTCGACGCGCGGGGCCGGCCCGTGCCCGAGGTGACCGCGTCCTGCCCCGACGGGGACCGGCGCATCGGCATGCAGGCCGCCGCGGACGGAGGCCGACTGCGCCGGCCCCTCGACCTGCCCGCGCTCGCCCCTTACGCCGTCGCCCTGAAGAGCGGCCCGGGCCGCACCCCGGCGAGCGCGAACAAGGTCCTCGCCGACTGGCTCACGGAGATCTTCCGCCGCACGTCCGAGCGCCGCGACTTCCGCGTCGTATCACCCGACGAACTCGCCTCGAACAAACTGGACGCGGTCCTGGAAGCCACCGGCCGCGCCTACGCCTGGCCGGTCGACGAGTACGCCGAACACCTGGCCCGCGACGGCCGCGTCATGGAGACCCTGTCCGAGCACAACTGCCAGGGCTGGCTCCAGGGCTACCTCCTCACCGGCGGACACGGCCTGTTCCCCACCTACGAGGCCTTTGCCTCCATCGTGGACAGCATGCTCAACCAGTACGCCAAATGGCTCAAGACCTCCCACGAGGTGCCCTGGCGTTCCCCGGTCAGCAGCCTCACCTACCTCCTGACCAGCGAGGGATGGCGCCAGGAACACAACGGCTACAGCCACCAGGGATTCGGGTTCATCAACAACCTGATCACCCAGAAGAGCGAGGTCACCGGCGTCTACCTGCCCCCCGACGCCAACACCCTCCTGGTCACCATGGAGCGCCTCCTCGACGAGACCGGAAAGGTCAACGTCGTGGTGTCGGGCAAGCACGAGGCCGCCCAATGGCTCGCACTGGACGAGGCCCGCGCGCACTGCGCCGCCGGAGCGTCCACATGGGACTGGGCCTCCCACGGCGGGGGAGACGAACCCGAACTGGTTCTCGCCTGCGCGGGAGGCATCCCCACCGTCGAGACCCTGGCCGCGCTCACCCTGCTGCGCGACGACCTGCCCGACGCCTCGATCCGGGTCGTCAACATCGTGGACCTGTGCGCCCTGGCCCCCGCCGATCGGCACCCCAACGGGATGACGGACGACCGTTTCCACGCCCTCTTCGGCGCGGACACCCCGGTCGTGCTCGACTTCCACGGTTACCCCTCGGCCGTGCACCAGCTCCTCCACGGCCGCCCGCACCCCGACCGCTTCCACGTCCGCGGCTACATGGAGGAGGGAACCACCACCACCCCCTACGACCTCCTCGTCGCCAACGGCACGTCCCGCCACGACCTGGCCATCACCGCCCTCCACCACCTGGAACGACGCCACCCGCAGGCACCGGCACTGGCCGCCCGCCACGCCGCCGCACGCGACCGGCTCCGGGCGGAACTGCGCCGCACCGGTGTGGATCCGGCGGAGATCACCGACTGGAAGTGGAGCGGGCCCGAAGACAGGTGTACGAACTGA
- a CDS encoding SigB/SigF/SigG family RNA polymerase sigma factor: MSHAAAVVSPSLDVRVAPCVAPPVGSVVEGSGSSVLPRIDDARAVAPSDARELSRLFLVRLRSLEEGTREYQYARNTLIEMNISLVNFAARRFRGRATGGGGIELDDIVQVGTIGLIKAIDRFDPEREVEFSTLALPFITGEIKRFFRDTTWAVHVPRRLQELRTELAKSQEALTEVFGRAPTVKELAEHLELSQEQVVEGMVAANGYTSGSIDESTSSGSRPSAQPRSLADTVGDVDPAMELFEDFHTLAPLLKDLAPRDRQILAMRFGQEKTQAEIGAELGISQMQVSRLLTRTLTRLRTGMLAG; the protein is encoded by the coding sequence ATGTCCCACGCCGCCGCAGTTGTCAGCCCTTCTCTCGATGTGCGGGTCGCGCCGTGTGTCGCGCCGCCTGTGGGGTCGGTGGTGGAGGGGTCGGGTTCGTCGGTGTTGCCGCGGATCGATGACGCGCGTGCGGTGGCGCCTTCGGACGCGCGGGAGTTGTCGCGTCTGTTCCTGGTGCGGTTGCGGTCGTTGGAGGAGGGGACGCGTGAGTACCAGTACGCGCGGAACACGCTGATCGAGATGAACATCTCGTTGGTGAACTTCGCGGCGCGGCGTTTTCGGGGGCGTGCGACCGGTGGTGGTGGGATCGAGTTGGACGACATCGTCCAGGTCGGGACGATCGGTCTGATCAAGGCGATCGACCGGTTCGATCCGGAGCGTGAGGTGGAGTTCTCGACGTTGGCGCTTCCGTTCATCACGGGGGAGATCAAGCGGTTCTTCCGTGACACGACGTGGGCGGTGCATGTTCCGCGCCGGTTGCAGGAGCTGCGGACGGAGCTGGCCAAGAGCCAGGAGGCGCTGACGGAGGTGTTCGGTCGGGCGCCGACGGTCAAGGAGCTGGCCGAGCATCTGGAGTTGTCGCAGGAGCAGGTCGTCGAGGGCATGGTCGCGGCGAACGGTTACACGAGCGGGTCGATCGACGAGTCGACGTCCTCGGGGAGTCGGCCGTCCGCGCAGCCGCGTTCGCTGGCGGACACGGTCGGTGACGTGGATCCGGCGATGGAGTTGTTCGAGGACTTCCACACGCTGGCCCCGTTGCTGAAGGACCTGGCGCCCCGGGATCGGCAGATCCTGGCGATGCGGTTCGGGCAGGAGAAGACCCAGGCCGAGATCGGCGCCGAACTCGGCATCTCCCAGATGCAGGTCTCCCGCCTCCTGACCCGCACCCTCACCCGCCTGCGCACCGGAATGCTCGCCGGCTGA
- a CDS encoding CDGSH iron-sulfur domain-containing protein, producing MTSTDGDPHQAGADPYPRRVRVDPQGPVLVEGPVEIVLDDGTVARSDRFMVAVCTCRRSRTHPWCDTSHRRRERPAAPPEDRTP from the coding sequence GTGACCAGTACGGACGGTGACCCGCACCAGGCCGGAGCGGACCCGTACCCCCGCCGGGTGCGGGTGGACCCCCAGGGCCCGGTCCTGGTCGAGGGCCCGGTCGAGATCGTCCTGGACGACGGGACGGTCGCCCGGTCCGACCGCTTCATGGTCGCGGTGTGCACCTGCCGCCGCAGCCGCACCCATCCGTGGTGCGACACGAGCCACCGCCGACGCGAGCGTCCCGCCGCGCCACCCGAGGACAGGACCCCGTGA
- a CDS encoding iron-containing redox enzyme family protein codes for MPPPAPSATATAAGPRLVEGRGELSRSVTQALRSGQAPAYAPGTVLKADPWGEDLQLALYLLYELHYRGFDDVDDAREWDPDLLRLRAAMEARFLHALRTELSEAPRSVDEAFAPLLLEPVDLSDSLSHRLETDGELWQLREYAALRSLYHLKEADPHVWVIPRLSGRAKAAMVAIEYDEFGAGRAERIHARLFADLMSDLALDPAYGHYLDHAPAPVLATVNLMSLFGLHRASRGALVGHFACVEVTSSPGSRRLAKAMRRCGAGPAAEHFYAEHVEADAVHEQVVRRDVIGGLLADEPDLEADVAFGCAATVLLEDRLADHLREAWDGGRSALRTPLPRT; via the coding sequence ATGCCCCCTCCCGCCCCGAGTGCGACGGCCACCGCCGCGGGCCCCCGCCTCGTCGAAGGGCGTGGTGAGCTGTCCCGGTCCGTGACGCAGGCCCTGCGATCGGGACAGGCGCCGGCCTACGCCCCCGGGACCGTGCTGAAGGCCGACCCGTGGGGCGAGGACCTTCAGCTGGCCCTCTACCTCCTGTACGAACTGCACTACCGCGGTTTCGACGACGTCGACGACGCCCGCGAATGGGACCCGGACCTGCTGAGACTGCGCGCGGCCATGGAAGCCCGCTTCCTGCACGCCCTGCGCACCGAGCTGTCCGAGGCCCCCCGATCCGTGGACGAGGCCTTCGCCCCGCTCCTCCTGGAGCCCGTGGACCTCTCCGACAGCCTCAGCCACCGCCTCGAAACCGACGGCGAGCTCTGGCAACTGCGCGAGTACGCGGCCCTGCGTTCCCTGTACCACCTGAAGGAGGCGGACCCCCACGTCTGGGTGATCCCCCGGCTCTCCGGTCGGGCCAAGGCCGCCATGGTCGCCATCGAGTACGACGAGTTCGGCGCCGGCCGCGCCGAGCGGATCCACGCCCGCCTCTTCGCGGACCTGATGAGCGACCTCGCACTGGACCCCGCGTACGGCCACTACCTGGACCACGCCCCCGCGCCCGTGCTCGCGACCGTGAACCTGATGTCCTTGTTCGGGCTGCACCGGGCCTCGCGCGGCGCGCTCGTCGGCCACTTCGCGTGCGTCGAGGTCACCTCGTCACCCGGATCGAGGCGACTGGCCAAGGCCATGCGCCGCTGCGGGGCCGGCCCGGCGGCCGAGCACTTCTACGCCGAACACGTCGAGGCCGACGCCGTCCACGAGCAGGTCGTACGCCGTGACGTGATCGGCGGGCTGCTCGCCGACGAACCGGACCTGGAGGCGGACGTCGCGTTCGGGTGCGCGGCGACCGTCCTGCTGGAGGACCGCCTCGCCGACCACCTGCGCGAGGCGTGGGACGGGGGACGCAGCGCCCTGCGCACCCCCCTGCCCCGGACATGA
- a CDS encoding ATP-binding protein, which produces MTQVPGDGGPPAREQVPTDVSAGSGPALPATVAEAREIVAVLLEKSGFPSDAPVVTDALMVTSELVTNAIRHGGGLTGFHADVRDGDLRVSVADRSPVPPVTQTSPPAGRRIGGYGWPLVRTLADRVTVTPHEAGKHITATLRLG; this is translated from the coding sequence ATGACACAGGTACCAGGGGACGGCGGCCCGCCGGCCCGTGAGCAGGTACCGACGGACGTCTCCGCGGGCTCCGGGCCCGCGTTGCCCGCGACGGTGGCCGAGGCCCGGGAGATCGTCGCGGTCCTCCTGGAGAAGTCCGGTTTCCCGTCGGACGCCCCCGTCGTGACGGACGCGCTGATGGTCACGTCCGAACTGGTCACCAACGCGATACGCCACGGCGGAGGCCTGACCGGCTTTCACGCCGACGTCCGCGACGGCGACCTGCGCGTCTCGGTGGCCGACCGCAGCCCCGTTCCTCCGGTCACCCAGACCAGCCCCCCGGCCGGCCGCCGGATCGGCGGCTACGGCTGGCCCCTCGTCCGTACCCTCGCCGACCGGGTCACCGTGACGCCCCACGAGGCCGGCAAACACATCACCGCGACGCTCAGGCTCGGATGA
- a CDS encoding PP2C family protein-serine/threonine phosphatase, whose translation MYRVLLVEDDAADALLVEELLHDTGLRFELTVARSLADARVALADRRADCVLLDLHLPDLSGTDGVITVRELAPHTAVIVLTGLSEQRAGADAMAAGAQDYLVKGKVEADLLGRTVRYAVYRSETERASAEAQATRLRAEENARLERGLLPRPILDTSTVTVTTRYLPGREQALLGGDFLDVVEGDDGLLHTVVGDVSGHGPDAAALGVCLRIAWRSLILGGHRGPDLLHLLERILVAERGLPTMFATCALLTLDQTAGTATVYLAGHDAPLLTVAGRTRETVAEHGIALGIAPRSGSWPATVIPLPAAGALTLYTDGLTEGHNGTADGERLGVEGLLALIGKLPPADPGAHVDLLVKETRALNAGRHTDDLAVLRLDWHGAGIIRA comes from the coding sequence ATGTACCGCGTCCTGCTCGTCGAGGACGACGCGGCCGATGCCCTCCTGGTGGAGGAGTTGCTCCACGACACCGGGCTGCGCTTCGAGCTGACGGTGGCCCGGAGCCTGGCCGATGCCCGTGTCGCGCTCGCCGACCGCCGGGCCGACTGCGTCCTGCTCGACCTGCACCTGCCGGACCTCTCGGGCACGGACGGTGTCATCACCGTCCGTGAACTGGCCCCGCACACCGCGGTGATCGTGTTGACCGGCCTGTCCGAGCAGCGGGCGGGCGCCGACGCCATGGCCGCCGGCGCCCAGGACTACCTCGTGAAGGGCAAGGTCGAAGCCGACCTCCTGGGCCGTACGGTGCGCTACGCCGTCTACCGCAGCGAGACGGAACGCGCGAGCGCCGAGGCCCAGGCCACCCGGCTGCGGGCGGAGGAGAACGCCCGTCTGGAACGCGGGTTGTTGCCCCGGCCGATCCTCGACACCAGCACCGTCACCGTGACCACCCGCTACCTGCCCGGACGGGAACAGGCCCTGCTCGGCGGGGACTTCCTCGACGTCGTCGAAGGCGACGACGGGCTGCTCCACACCGTGGTCGGCGACGTCAGCGGACACGGACCCGACGCGGCGGCCCTCGGCGTGTGCCTGCGCATCGCCTGGCGGTCCCTGATCCTCGGCGGGCACCGCGGACCCGACCTGCTGCACCTGCTGGAGCGCATCCTGGTCGCCGAACGCGGCCTGCCGACGATGTTCGCCACCTGCGCCCTGCTCACGCTCGACCAGACGGCGGGCACCGCCACCGTGTACCTGGCCGGTCACGACGCTCCCCTGCTCACCGTCGCCGGCCGGACCCGAGAGACGGTCGCGGAACACGGCATCGCGCTCGGTATCGCCCCCCGCTCGGGCTCGTGGCCGGCCACCGTGATCCCGCTGCCGGCGGCCGGGGCCCTGACCCTCTACACCGACGGCCTCACCGAGGGGCACAACGGCACGGCGGACGGCGAGCGCCTCGGGGTCGAAGGGCTGCTCGCCCTCATCGGGAAGCTGCCCCCGGCCGATCCCGGCGCCCACGTCGACCTCCTCGTCAAGGAGACCCGCGCCCTGAACGCGGGACGCCACACCGACGACCTGGCCGTCCTGCGCCTGGACTGGCACGGCGCGGGGATCATCCGAGCCTGA
- a CDS encoding ATP-binding protein, producing MTGEEVLPRPRGLSTWTTRRWLRVGVAASLVVLALLGVTGAWVLERTASLSGELVDVKSPALTTSIRLESTLLNQETGIRGYGLTGSAEFLVPYQRGLTEQEASTARLAELLRDDATGLRDLKAVEDALEAWQERIARPIAASPPGTPPPLATERAVEAKASFDTLRTAMADQQEKLQVDRANAREDLFAVLRLRNWVFSAIALVIVALAGLVFEGLRRGITTPLERLGADARAITGGDFEHPITPTGPADLRRLGAEVDSMRQRLVRELAFTEEARLRLDAQAADLKRSNAELEQFAYVASHDLQEPLRKVSSFTQLLQRRYGGQLDAKADQYIDFAVDGANRMQTLINDLLDFSRVGRVHHTHQSVDLDTVMDRALSALSVSVEESGAVVTHDALPTLVADPTQMGMLWQNLLGNAVKFRRPGETPKIHVSAEREGELWRFAVTDNGIGIAPEYAAKVFVIFQRLHTKDVYNGSGIGLAMCKKIVEFHGGTIGIDPEYTDGTRVVFTLAAAPPENAEQETVEPAADRDGEERES from the coding sequence ATGACCGGCGAAGAGGTGCTGCCGCGTCCGCGGGGTCTGTCCACGTGGACGACCCGGCGGTGGCTTCGCGTGGGGGTGGCCGCGTCCCTGGTGGTCCTGGCCCTGCTCGGGGTGACCGGGGCCTGGGTCCTCGAACGGACGGCCTCGCTCAGCGGGGAGCTCGTGGACGTGAAGTCCCCCGCCCTGACCACCTCGATCCGCCTGGAGTCGACGCTGCTGAACCAGGAGACGGGCATCCGCGGCTACGGGCTCACCGGCTCCGCGGAGTTCCTGGTCCCCTACCAGCGAGGGCTCACCGAACAGGAGGCGTCCACCGCGCGCCTCGCGGAACTGCTCCGCGACGACGCCACCGGTCTGCGGGACTTGAAGGCCGTCGAGGACGCGCTGGAGGCCTGGCAGGAGCGGATCGCCCGCCCGATCGCCGCCTCACCGCCCGGGACGCCCCCTCCCCTGGCCACCGAGCGCGCCGTGGAGGCGAAGGCCTCGTTCGACACCCTGCGGACGGCGATGGCCGACCAGCAGGAGAAGCTCCAGGTCGACCGCGCGAACGCGCGGGAGGACCTGTTCGCGGTCCTGCGCCTGCGGAACTGGGTCTTCTCCGCCATCGCGTTGGTCATCGTCGCCCTCGCCGGGCTGGTCTTCGAGGGACTGCGCCGCGGCATCACCACACCGCTGGAGCGGCTCGGGGCGGACGCCCGCGCCATCACCGGCGGCGACTTCGAGCATCCGATCACCCCGACCGGCCCGGCGGACCTGCGCCGGCTCGGCGCCGAGGTCGACTCCATGCGCCAACGGCTCGTACGGGAACTCGCCTTCACCGAGGAGGCACGTCTGCGCCTCGACGCGCAGGCCGCCGATCTCAAGCGGTCCAACGCCGAGCTGGAGCAGTTCGCCTACGTGGCCTCGCACGACCTCCAGGAGCCCCTGCGGAAGGTCTCCAGCTTCACCCAGTTGCTCCAGCGCCGCTACGGGGGACAGCTCGACGCGAAGGCGGACCAGTACATCGACTTCGCGGTCGACGGCGCGAACCGCATGCAGACCCTGATCAACGACCTCCTCGACTTCTCGCGCGTCGGCCGCGTCCACCACACCCACCAGAGCGTCGACCTCGACACGGTGATGGACCGGGCCCTGTCCGCACTCAGTGTCAGCGTCGAGGAATCCGGGGCGGTCGTCACCCACGACGCACTGCCGACCCTGGTCGCGGACCCCACGCAGATGGGAATGCTCTGGCAGAACCTGCTCGGCAACGCCGTGAAGTTCCGCCGTCCCGGTGAGACCCCGAAGATCCACGTGTCGGCCGAACGGGAGGGTGAGCTGTGGCGGTTCGCCGTCACCGACAACGGCATCGGCATCGCCCCCGAGTACGCCGCGAAGGTGTTCGTGATCTTCCAGCGGCTGCACACCAAGGACGTCTACAACGGCAGTGGCATCGGCCTGGCGATGTGCAAGAAGATCGTCGAGTTCCACGGCGGCACCATCGGGATCGACCCCGAGTACACCGACGGCACCCGCGTCGTGTTCACCCTCGCCGCCGCACCGCCCGAGAACGCCGAGCAGGAGACGGTGGAGCCGGCGGCGGACCGTGACGGGGAGGAGCGGGAGTCGTGA